In the genome of Sphaeramia orbicularis chromosome 13, fSphaOr1.1, whole genome shotgun sequence, one region contains:
- the tmprss4a gene encoding transmembrane protease serine 4a isoform X2 produces MTAPKTQTDKASKRKRVLLTVVTVLVLLGILATAGYFVKQLIDSKYFFCKRSVKFIPLDQACDGKNDCAGGEDEITCVSSFTVNTTFPVRLMSDQSVLQVYSPGPGWRSVCSDDWTEQHTQTACRQLGYTYKPRSKNIRVDTLTTTMKTGPFTAIRTGSGTTPIHQATIDRSVCRSGSVVSLSCSDCGSVGSQDRIVGGTDAFIEDWPWQVSLQQSGHHTCGGSLVSPQWVVTAAHCFAGSKKELSRWRVVSGRTFMGTLGGSYVDKIIMNGDYNPARNDYDIALIRLYSPITVSVNRKPVCLPPKALGLAPGSSVTVTGWGYLEENGKISPSLQKANIPIIDRAVCSRPTIYGASITQRMICAGRLEGNVDACQGDSGGPLVFFTSSKWNLVGVVSWGVGCARENRPGVYSNVEELLNWIRTVIEKNS; encoded by the exons ATGACGGCTCCAAAGACTCAGACAGACAAGGCGTCGAAGAGGAAGAGAGTGTTGCTGACTGTGGTGACAGTACTGGTGTTGCTGGGCATACTGGCCACTGCAGGGTACTTTG TTAAGCAGCTGATCGACAGCAAGTATTTCTTCTGCAAGCGTTCTGTGAAGTTCATCCCACTTGACCAAGCCTGTGATGGGAAGAATGACTGCGCTGGAGGAGAGGATGAAATTACCTGTGTGTCAAGTTTTACGGTCAACACTACGTTTCCAG TGCGCCTGATGTCAGATCAGAGTGTCCTGCAGGTGTACAGCCCAGGCCCTGGATGGCGGAGTGTTTGTAGCGATGACTGGACCGAGCAACATACACAAACAGCATGCCGGCAGCTAGGATACACATA TAAACCTCGTAGCAAGAACATCCGTGTGGACACTTTAACAACCACCATGAAAActggaccatttacagccatcAGAACTGGCAGTGGGACCACACCCATACATCAGGCCACGATTGATCG TAGTGTGTGCAGATCTGGTTCTGTGGTGTCTTTGTCCTGTTCAG ATTGTGGAAGTGTGGGTTCTCAGGACCGTATTGTTGGAGGTACAGATGCTTTCATTGAAGACTGGCCGTGGCAGGTCAGCCTTCAGCAGAGTGGTCATCATACCTGTGGAGGCTCATTGGTGTCACCGCAGTGGGTCGTCACTGCCGCCCACTGTTTTGCTGG CAGTAAAAAGGAGCTCAGCCGTTGGAGAGTAGTGTCGGGCCGCACCTTCATGGGCACCCTGGGAGGCTCCTATGTGGACAAGATTATAATGAATGGGGACTACAATCCAGCACGAAATGACTATGACATAGCGCTAATACGACTCTACAGCCCCATCACAGTATCAG TGAACCGCAAGCCAGTGTGTCTACCTCCTAAAGCCCTTGGCCTTGCTCCTGGTTCCTCTGTGACTGTGACTGGCTGGGGATACCTGGAGGAAAATG GAAAAATTTCTCCTTCACTTCAGAAGGCCAACATCCCTATAATAGACCGGGCTGTGTGTTCCAGACCTACTATCTATGGTGCTTCTATAACACAAAGGATGATCTGTGCTGGTAGACTGGAAGGGAACGTTGATGCCTGCCAG GGTGACAGTGGGGGCCCATTGGTGTTCTTTACATCCTCTAAATGGAATCTGGTAGGAGTGGTGAGCTGGGGTGTTGGCTGTGCCAGGGAAAATAGGCCAGGAGTCTACAGCAACGTGGAAGAGTTGTTAAACTGGATACGAACAGTTATTGAG AAAAACTCCTGA
- the tmprss4a gene encoding transmembrane protease serine 4a isoform X1, with protein MWTIAQLPEESTRPLNPRQAVVPRPGRHRRPMTAPKTQTDKASKRKRVLLTVVTVLVLLGILATAGYFVKQLIDSKYFFCKRSVKFIPLDQACDGKNDCAGGEDEITCVSSFTVNTTFPVRLMSDQSVLQVYSPGPGWRSVCSDDWTEQHTQTACRQLGYTYKPRSKNIRVDTLTTTMKTGPFTAIRTGSGTTPIHQATIDRSVCRSGSVVSLSCSDCGSVGSQDRIVGGTDAFIEDWPWQVSLQQSGHHTCGGSLVSPQWVVTAAHCFAGSKKELSRWRVVSGRTFMGTLGGSYVDKIIMNGDYNPARNDYDIALIRLYSPITVSVNRKPVCLPPKALGLAPGSSVTVTGWGYLEENGKISPSLQKANIPIIDRAVCSRPTIYGASITQRMICAGRLEGNVDACQGDSGGPLVFFTSSKWNLVGVVSWGVGCARENRPGVYSNVEELLNWIRTVIEKNS; from the exons ATGTGG ACAATTGCCCAGCTGCCTGAGGAAAGCACTAGACCATTGAATCCCAGACAGGCAG TCGTTCCAAGGCCAGGTCGCCACAGAAGGCCCATGACGGCTCCAAAGACTCAGACAGACAAGGCGTCGAAGAGGAAGAGAGTGTTGCTGACTGTGGTGACAGTACTGGTGTTGCTGGGCATACTGGCCACTGCAGGGTACTTTG TTAAGCAGCTGATCGACAGCAAGTATTTCTTCTGCAAGCGTTCTGTGAAGTTCATCCCACTTGACCAAGCCTGTGATGGGAAGAATGACTGCGCTGGAGGAGAGGATGAAATTACCTGTGTGTCAAGTTTTACGGTCAACACTACGTTTCCAG TGCGCCTGATGTCAGATCAGAGTGTCCTGCAGGTGTACAGCCCAGGCCCTGGATGGCGGAGTGTTTGTAGCGATGACTGGACCGAGCAACATACACAAACAGCATGCCGGCAGCTAGGATACACATA TAAACCTCGTAGCAAGAACATCCGTGTGGACACTTTAACAACCACCATGAAAActggaccatttacagccatcAGAACTGGCAGTGGGACCACACCCATACATCAGGCCACGATTGATCG TAGTGTGTGCAGATCTGGTTCTGTGGTGTCTTTGTCCTGTTCAG ATTGTGGAAGTGTGGGTTCTCAGGACCGTATTGTTGGAGGTACAGATGCTTTCATTGAAGACTGGCCGTGGCAGGTCAGCCTTCAGCAGAGTGGTCATCATACCTGTGGAGGCTCATTGGTGTCACCGCAGTGGGTCGTCACTGCCGCCCACTGTTTTGCTGG CAGTAAAAAGGAGCTCAGCCGTTGGAGAGTAGTGTCGGGCCGCACCTTCATGGGCACCCTGGGAGGCTCCTATGTGGACAAGATTATAATGAATGGGGACTACAATCCAGCACGAAATGACTATGACATAGCGCTAATACGACTCTACAGCCCCATCACAGTATCAG TGAACCGCAAGCCAGTGTGTCTACCTCCTAAAGCCCTTGGCCTTGCTCCTGGTTCCTCTGTGACTGTGACTGGCTGGGGATACCTGGAGGAAAATG GAAAAATTTCTCCTTCACTTCAGAAGGCCAACATCCCTATAATAGACCGGGCTGTGTGTTCCAGACCTACTATCTATGGTGCTTCTATAACACAAAGGATGATCTGTGCTGGTAGACTGGAAGGGAACGTTGATGCCTGCCAG GGTGACAGTGGGGGCCCATTGGTGTTCTTTACATCCTCTAAATGGAATCTGGTAGGAGTGGTGAGCTGGGGTGTTGGCTGTGCCAGGGAAAATAGGCCAGGAGTCTACAGCAACGTGGAAGAGTTGTTAAACTGGATACGAACAGTTATTGAG AAAAACTCCTGA